In the Danaus plexippus chromosome 4, MEX_DaPlex, whole genome shotgun sequence genome, one interval contains:
- the LOC116768655 gene encoding histidine-rich glycoprotein-like, which yields MKVSLALGCLAALIALTIARDIREKRDADLEVAASKHHEHGGGKEHHAHHHHEHGHKGHKGYKGHHEHEHGKKGHHHEAGDKGHHEHHGGHKKHHHHEDGHHHKHHHGEKGEKGHGFEEKGHFHKGHSTKGHHGVHKVDEFKKDKHFHEKHGESGFEEGYGGHHDEHGHKKGGHFHKGHKHGGHHEHEHGKKGHHEKGGHHHDHKGWHDEGSHHEHDHHHSGHGKKGGHEDHKHWGFKKGH from the coding sequence ATGAAGGTGTCGCTGGCATTAGGCTGTCTGGCCGCTTTAATAGCGCTGACGATCGCTAGAGATATTAGAGAGAAACGTGATGCCGATCTCGAAGTAGCGGCATCTAAGCACCACGAGCATGGTGGAGGTAAGGAACATCATGCTCATCATCATCACGAACACGGCCACAAAGGACACAAAGGATACAAAGGACATCATGAGCACGAACATGGCAAGAAAGGTCATCACCATGAAGCAGGCGATAAGGGACATCATGAACACCACGGGGGACACAAGAAACACCATCATCACGAGGATGGTCACCACCACAAGCACCACCACGGTGAAAAGGGTGAAAAGGGACATGGATTTGAAGAAAAGGGACATTTTCATAAGGGACACTCTACCAAAGGACATCATGGTGTTCACAAAGTAGACGAGTTCAAGAAAGATAAGCACTTCCACGAAAAACATGGAGAATCTGGTTTTGAAGAAGGTTATGGCGGTCACCATGACGAACATGGCCATAAAAAGGGTGGTCACTTCCATAAAGGTCATAAACACGGCGGTCATCATGAGCATGAACATGGTAAGAAAGGACACCATGAGAAGGGTGGACATCACCATGATCATAAGGGATGGCATGATGAAGGCAGTCATCATGAGCATGATCACCACCACAGCGGCCACGGAAAGAAGGGTGGCCACGAAGATCACAAGCATTGGGGTTTCAAAAAGGGTCATtaa
- the LOC116768640 gene encoding histidine-rich glycoprotein-like has translation MRSLLVLCGLVALVAAVSSREIGEKQDADLEVAASGHHWDKGGGHEHHGHHHHEHGDHDSKGHKGHHEHHHGKKGHHHHEGHKGHHGEHGGHKKHHHHDDGYHHHHDHGEKGEHGHGHEEHGHFHKGHDTKGHHGIEKHDEFKKDKHFHHHHGEKGHHSHHGGHHHEGDYKKGGHFHKGHKHGGHHEHHHGKKGHHEDGGHHHHHKGHHGEGGHHEHWHHHHDHGKKGGHEDHKHWGHKSGH, from the coding sequence ATGAGAAGTCTTCTGGTCTTATGTGGCCTCGTGGCCCTGGTGGCTGCGGTCTCATCGAGGGAAATCGGGGAAAAACAAGACGCCGATCTCGAAGTAGCAGCCTCTGGTCACCATTGGGATAAAGGTGGTGGTCATGAACATCATGGTCATCATCATCACGAGCATGGCGATCACGACAGCAAAGGACATAAGGGACATCATGAGCACCACCATGGAAAGAAGGGCCACCACCACCACGAAGGACACAAAGGACATCATGGCGAACATGGTGGCCATAAGAAACATCATCACCATGACGATGGGTACCATCATCACCACGACCACGGTGAAAAAGGTGAACATGGACATGGTCACGAAGAACATGGCCATTTCCACAAGGGTCACGACACCAAAGGTCACCATGGTATTGAAAAACATGATGAATTCAAGAAGGACAAACACTTCCACCACCATCACGGAGAGAAAGGTCATCATTCCCATCATGGAGGTCATCATCATGAGGGTGATTACAAGAAAGGCGGTCATTTCCACAAGGGACACAAACATGGTGGACACCACGAGCACCACCACGGTAAGAAGGGTCATCATGAAGATGGTGGACACCATCATCATCACAAAGGTCACCATGGAGAGGGCGGCCACCACGAGCACTGGCACCATCACCACGACCACGGCAAGAAGGGAGGCCACGAAGACCATAAGCACTGGGGACACAAATCCGGTCACTAA
- the LOC133320097 gene encoding histidine-rich glycoprotein-like, giving the protein MRLSIFFSLLALVAIVSARNVRQKREAGWEHGGGAEHHGEHNEGYSDLGEKGYKGYHGHEEGKKGHSLHEGYKGNFDESGGHKKGHHHDDGYFNEHSSGEKGEKGQSFEESGHFEKGHSIKGHHGIHKLDEFKKDKHFHDKHGESGFEESYGGHHDEGGYKNGGEFHKGHKEGEFYENDHGEKGHFEKGGHHDDQKGYHDEGANDEYWAQHEGHGSKGGYENHKDWGFKGY; this is encoded by the coding sequence ATGAGACTTTCAATTTTCTTCAGTTTACTGGCGTTGGTAGCAATTGTCAGCGCTAGAAATGTTCGTCAGAAGCGAGAAGCTGGTTGGGAACATGGTGGTGGAGCTGAACATCATGGAGAACATAATGAAGGATACAGCGATCTTGGTGAGAAAGGGTACAAGGGCTACCACGGTCATGAAGAAGGCAAGAAGGGACATTCACTACATGAAGGATATAAGGGTAATTTTGACGAAAGTGGTGGACACAAAAAAGGACATCATCACGACGATGGATACTTTAATGAACACAGTTCAGGAGAAAAAGGTGAGAAGGGACAGAGTTTTGAGGAAAGCGGACACTTTGAAAAAGGACACTCGATTAAAGGCCATCATGGAATTCACAAGTTAGATGAATTCAAAAAAGATAAACATTTCCATGACAAGCATGGTGAATCCGGTTTTGAAGAAAGTTATGGCGGTCATCATGATGAAGGAGGCTACAAAAACGGTGGGGAATTCCATAAAGGTCATAAGGAAggtgaattttatgaaaacgaTCACGGTGAAAAGGGACATTTCGAAAAAGGAGGTCACCACGACGACCAAAAAGGCTATCATGATGAAGGGGCCAATGATGAGTACTGGGCACAACATGAAGGGCACGGCAGTAAAGGTGGTTATGAAAATCACAAAGACTGGGGCTTTAAAGGCTActga